From Syngnathus typhle isolate RoL2023-S1 ecotype Sweden linkage group LG13, RoL_Styp_1.0, whole genome shotgun sequence, a single genomic window includes:
- the tfa gene encoding transferrin-a isoform X1, with the protein MKHLLSSLLRPALLLGYLVAVALSAPTEHVRWCVKSAKEHQKCKDLAVKAPVFTCVERPDSLGCIMAIHDGTADAITLDGGDIYTAGRENYKLHPIIAEDYGATSDSCYFAVAVVKKGSGFNIRDLEGKRSCHTGLGKSAGWNIPIGTLIKMDVLKWGGIEDETLESAVSKFFSTSCAPGAMANSPLCKACKGDCSRSHNEPYYDYSGAFQCLVENAGDVAFVKHLTVPDNMKADYELLCTDNTRAPIDNYRDCHLARVPAHAVVTRQDPELAELIWKSLTAVQGFDLFSSEAYPPAKNLMFKDSTEKLVRLPANTNSFLYLGASYLSIVRSLNKEVTAAGSNAITWCAVGQKETRKCDSWASNSMVDGEDKILCQTAPSVEECMKKIMRKDADAMAVDGGEVYTAGQCGLVPAMVEQYDEAKCSQAGASASSYYAVAVVKKGSGVTWANLRGKKSCHTGFGRTAGWNIPMGKIHKQTGDCDFSKFFSSGCAPGSPAGSTFCAQCKGSGKAVDDKSKCEASSEEQYYGYAGAFRCLVEGAGDVAFIKHTIVAENSDGKGAEWAKGVLSSDYELICPTKGPVPITDFESCHLAITPAHAVVTRPETRDNVVLLLRDQQARFARGGSDSFQLFESAPDKNLLFKDSTKCLQEVPSGTNFKKFLGPDYVDAMTSLRQCSDSTPDLEKLCTSHTCQTTN; encoded by the exons ATGAAGCATCTCCTCTCGTCACTTCTGCGCCCTGCGCTGCTGCTCGGCTACTTGG TAGCTGTTGCACTCTCGGCCCCCACCGAGCATGTGAGGTGGTGCGTCAAGTCGGCCAAGGAGCACCAGAAGTGTAAGGATCTGGCCGTCAAGGCGCCAGTCTTCACTTGCGTCGAGAGACCAGACTCTCTGGGATGCATCATGGCCATTCAT GACGGTACAGCAGACGCAATCACATTGGATGGAGGAGACATCTACACTGCTGGACGGGAGAACTACAAACTCCATCCCATAATCGCTGAGGATTACGGTGCCA CATCAGATAGTTGCTACTTCGCTGTCGCCGTCGTCAAGAAGGGCTCCGGGTTCAACATCCGAGATCTGGAAGGGAAGAGGTCCTGCCACACTGGCTTGGGAAAATCTGCCGGATGGAACATCCCCATCGGAACGCTCATTAAGATGGACGTGCTGAAGTGGGGCGGCATTGAGGACGAGACTCTTGAGTCTG CGGTGAGCAAATTCTTTTCAACAAGCTGTGCCCCTGGTGCAATGGCGAACAGCCCACTGTGCAAAGCCTGCAAGGGAGACTGCTCGCGGTCTCACAACGAACCTTACTATGACTACAGTGGCGCATTCCA GTGCCTGGTTGAAAATGCCGGAGATGTGGCATTTGTCAAGCATCTTACTGTACCAG ACAACATGAAGGCTGACTACGAGCTGTTGTGCACGGATAACACTAGGGCACCCATTGACAACTACAGAGACTGCCACCTGGCCCGGGTACCCGCTCACGCCGTGGTCACTCGCCAAGACCCGGAGCTGGCAGAATTGATCTGGAAAAGCCTCACCGCAGTGCAG gGCTTTGACTTGTTCTCCTCTGAAGCGTACCCACCCGCCAAGAATCTGATGTTCAAAGACTCCACTGAAAAGCTGGTCAGGTTGCCTGCCAACACAAACTCCTTCCTATATCTCGGTGCCAGCTACTTGAGTATCGTGCGCTCCCTGAACAAAG AGGTGACTGCAGCCGGATCAAACGCCATCACCTGGTGTGCCGTGGGCCAGAAAGAGACTAGGAAATGCGACAGTTGGGCCAGCAACAGCATGGTGGATGGTGAAGACAAGATTTTATGCCAGACAGCCCCTTCTGTGGAAGAGTGCATGAAGAAGATCATG cgcAAGGATGCCGACGCAATGGCGGTGGATGGAGGAGAGGTGTACACTGCTGGCCAGTGTGGTCTGGTTCCAGCCATGGTGGAGCAGTACGATGAAG CCAAGTGCAGCCAGGCTGGAG CCTCAGCCTCCTCCTATTACGCGGTCGCTGTGGTGAAGAAGGGCTCTGGGGTGACCTGGGCCAACCTGAGAGGGAAGAAGTCTTGCCACACCGGCTTTGGTAGAACCGCCGGTTGGAACATTCCCATGGGTAAAATCCACAAACAGACCGGCGACTGCGACTTCA GCAAGTTCTTCAGCAGCGGCTGCGCCCCGGGATCTCCGGCCGGCTCGACGTTCTGCGCTCAGTGCAAAGGCAGCGGCAAAGCCGTGGATGACAAGTCAAAATGCGAAGCCAGTTCAGAAGAGCAGTACTACGGCTACGCCGGGGCCTTTAG ATGTCTCGTTGAGGGTGCCGGCGACGTGGCCTTCATCAAACACACAATCGTTGCAGAAAACAGTGACG GAAAAGGTGCAGAGTGGGCCAAAGGTGTCTTGAGCAGTGACTACGAGCTGATTTGCCCCACCAAGGGTCCTGTGCCCATCACCGACTTTGAGTCTTGCCACCTGGCCATAACTCCAGCGCACGCTGTGGTGACCCGTCCCGAGACGCGCGATAACGTTGTCCTCCTTCTGCGAGATCAGCAG GCCCGGTTCGCCAGAGGCGGCAGCGATAGTTTTCAACTGTTTGAGTCCGCTCCTGATAAGAACCTGCTTTTCAAAGACTCCACCAAGTGTCTGCAGGAGGTGCCAAGCGGAACCAATTTTAAGAAGTTCTTGGGACCAGATTACGTGGACGCCATGACCTCACTGAGGCAGTGCAGCGACTCCACTCCAg ATCTGGAGAAACTGTGCACTTCCCACACTTGTCAGACTACAAACTAG
- the tfa gene encoding transferrin-a isoform X2, with protein MKHLLSSLLRPALLLGYLAVALSAPTEHVRWCVKSAKEHQKCKDLAVKAPVFTCVERPDSLGCIMAIHDGTADAITLDGGDIYTAGRENYKLHPIIAEDYGATSDSCYFAVAVVKKGSGFNIRDLEGKRSCHTGLGKSAGWNIPIGTLIKMDVLKWGGIEDETLESAVSKFFSTSCAPGAMANSPLCKACKGDCSRSHNEPYYDYSGAFQCLVENAGDVAFVKHLTVPDNMKADYELLCTDNTRAPIDNYRDCHLARVPAHAVVTRQDPELAELIWKSLTAVQGFDLFSSEAYPPAKNLMFKDSTEKLVRLPANTNSFLYLGASYLSIVRSLNKEVTAAGSNAITWCAVGQKETRKCDSWASNSMVDGEDKILCQTAPSVEECMKKIMRKDADAMAVDGGEVYTAGQCGLVPAMVEQYDEAKCSQAGASASSYYAVAVVKKGSGVTWANLRGKKSCHTGFGRTAGWNIPMGKIHKQTGDCDFSKFFSSGCAPGSPAGSTFCAQCKGSGKAVDDKSKCEASSEEQYYGYAGAFRCLVEGAGDVAFIKHTIVAENSDGKGAEWAKGVLSSDYELICPTKGPVPITDFESCHLAITPAHAVVTRPETRDNVVLLLRDQQARFARGGSDSFQLFESAPDKNLLFKDSTKCLQEVPSGTNFKKFLGPDYVDAMTSLRQCSDSTPDLEKLCTSHTCQTTN; from the exons ATGAAGCATCTCCTCTCGTCACTTCTGCGCCCTGCGCTGCTGCTCGGCTACTTGG CTGTTGCACTCTCGGCCCCCACCGAGCATGTGAGGTGGTGCGTCAAGTCGGCCAAGGAGCACCAGAAGTGTAAGGATCTGGCCGTCAAGGCGCCAGTCTTCACTTGCGTCGAGAGACCAGACTCTCTGGGATGCATCATGGCCATTCAT GACGGTACAGCAGACGCAATCACATTGGATGGAGGAGACATCTACACTGCTGGACGGGAGAACTACAAACTCCATCCCATAATCGCTGAGGATTACGGTGCCA CATCAGATAGTTGCTACTTCGCTGTCGCCGTCGTCAAGAAGGGCTCCGGGTTCAACATCCGAGATCTGGAAGGGAAGAGGTCCTGCCACACTGGCTTGGGAAAATCTGCCGGATGGAACATCCCCATCGGAACGCTCATTAAGATGGACGTGCTGAAGTGGGGCGGCATTGAGGACGAGACTCTTGAGTCTG CGGTGAGCAAATTCTTTTCAACAAGCTGTGCCCCTGGTGCAATGGCGAACAGCCCACTGTGCAAAGCCTGCAAGGGAGACTGCTCGCGGTCTCACAACGAACCTTACTATGACTACAGTGGCGCATTCCA GTGCCTGGTTGAAAATGCCGGAGATGTGGCATTTGTCAAGCATCTTACTGTACCAG ACAACATGAAGGCTGACTACGAGCTGTTGTGCACGGATAACACTAGGGCACCCATTGACAACTACAGAGACTGCCACCTGGCCCGGGTACCCGCTCACGCCGTGGTCACTCGCCAAGACCCGGAGCTGGCAGAATTGATCTGGAAAAGCCTCACCGCAGTGCAG gGCTTTGACTTGTTCTCCTCTGAAGCGTACCCACCCGCCAAGAATCTGATGTTCAAAGACTCCACTGAAAAGCTGGTCAGGTTGCCTGCCAACACAAACTCCTTCCTATATCTCGGTGCCAGCTACTTGAGTATCGTGCGCTCCCTGAACAAAG AGGTGACTGCAGCCGGATCAAACGCCATCACCTGGTGTGCCGTGGGCCAGAAAGAGACTAGGAAATGCGACAGTTGGGCCAGCAACAGCATGGTGGATGGTGAAGACAAGATTTTATGCCAGACAGCCCCTTCTGTGGAAGAGTGCATGAAGAAGATCATG cgcAAGGATGCCGACGCAATGGCGGTGGATGGAGGAGAGGTGTACACTGCTGGCCAGTGTGGTCTGGTTCCAGCCATGGTGGAGCAGTACGATGAAG CCAAGTGCAGCCAGGCTGGAG CCTCAGCCTCCTCCTATTACGCGGTCGCTGTGGTGAAGAAGGGCTCTGGGGTGACCTGGGCCAACCTGAGAGGGAAGAAGTCTTGCCACACCGGCTTTGGTAGAACCGCCGGTTGGAACATTCCCATGGGTAAAATCCACAAACAGACCGGCGACTGCGACTTCA GCAAGTTCTTCAGCAGCGGCTGCGCCCCGGGATCTCCGGCCGGCTCGACGTTCTGCGCTCAGTGCAAAGGCAGCGGCAAAGCCGTGGATGACAAGTCAAAATGCGAAGCCAGTTCAGAAGAGCAGTACTACGGCTACGCCGGGGCCTTTAG ATGTCTCGTTGAGGGTGCCGGCGACGTGGCCTTCATCAAACACACAATCGTTGCAGAAAACAGTGACG GAAAAGGTGCAGAGTGGGCCAAAGGTGTCTTGAGCAGTGACTACGAGCTGATTTGCCCCACCAAGGGTCCTGTGCCCATCACCGACTTTGAGTCTTGCCACCTGGCCATAACTCCAGCGCACGCTGTGGTGACCCGTCCCGAGACGCGCGATAACGTTGTCCTCCTTCTGCGAGATCAGCAG GCCCGGTTCGCCAGAGGCGGCAGCGATAGTTTTCAACTGTTTGAGTCCGCTCCTGATAAGAACCTGCTTTTCAAAGACTCCACCAAGTGTCTGCAGGAGGTGCCAAGCGGAACCAATTTTAAGAAGTTCTTGGGACCAGATTACGTGGACGCCATGACCTCACTGAGGCAGTGCAGCGACTCCACTCCAg ATCTGGAGAAACTGTGCACTTCCCACACTTGTCAGACTACAAACTAG
- the ubxn7 gene encoding UBX domain-containing protein 7: MRDIYVVVCGGKMAAHGDTAALVLNGLIQQFTAITGATESVGKHMLEACNNNLEMAVTMFLDGGVVAEEPSTSSSSAASGSRVPPTDEVRAPIPQKQDILVEPEPLFGVPKRRRPARSIFDGFRDFQTETIRQEQELRNGGTVDKKLSTLADLFRPPIELMHKGSFETAKDCGQLENKWLMINIQNVQDFACQCLNRDVWSNDAVKTIIREHFIFWQVYHDSEEGQRYIQFYKLNKFPYISILDPRTGQKMVEWNQLDVASFLEQATGFLAQHGQLDGPSCPAPPAKRARSESLIDASEDSQLEAAIRASLQETHYESSNVPDVPDSPRSEDDSEAEPFSDSEGLISVDGSDGEMPEPQKEKSSGSKHPTSAAPTAGPAQHRLHPDSTSSCHRKSPFKENNHSHKKEESKKNHLEPSLAGPRQSHPDAAGNSCAALADGVGPSKSPEDDCPEDNGPKARLMLRYPDGQREQISLSSQAKLLALVRHVQSKGYPNECFELVTNFPRRKLTHLDYDITLHEAGLCPQETVFVQERN, from the exons ATGCGCgacatttatgttgttgtttgtggcggtaagatggcggcgcacgGAGACACCGCGGCCCTGGTGTTGAACGGGTTAATACAACAATTCACAGCGATAACAG GGGCTACAGAGAGTGTAGGAAAGCATATGTTGGAAGCATGCAACAACAACTTGGAAATGGCAGTGACTATGTTTCTGGACGGTGGCGTGGTGGCCGAGGAGCCCAGCACGAGCTCCAGTTCGGCAGCATCCGGCAGCAGAGTTCCACCTACCGA CGAAGTACGAGCACCCATTCCCCAGAAGCAGGACATACTTGTGGAGCCAGAGCCACTTTTTGGAG TGCCAAAGAGAAGGAGACCGGCCCGATCCATATTCGATGGCTTTCGAGACTTCCAAACAGAAACAA TCCGCCAGGAACAGGAGCTGCGTAACGGCGGCACAGTGGATAAGAAACTGAGCACCCTGGCAGACCTTTTCCGTCCTCCTATTGAGCTGATGCACAAAGGCAGCTTTGAGACG GCAAAAGACTGCGGCCAGTTGGAGAACAAGTGGTTGATGATCAACATTCAGAACGTTCAAGATTTTGCTTGCCAGTGCCTGAACAGAGACGTGTGGAGTAACGACGCCGTCAAGACCATCATTCGAGAGCACTTTATATTCTGGCAG GTATATCACGACAGTGAAGAGGGGCAACGGTACATCCAGTTTTATAAACTCAACAAGTTTCCGTATATTTCCATCTTGGATCCCCGCACCG GTCAAAAAATGGTGGAGTGGAACCAGCTGGATGTGGCGTCCTTCCTGGAGCAGGCCACCGGCTTTCTGGCACAACATGGGCAGCTGGACGGGCCGTCCTGCCCGGCACCGCCCGCCAAACGAGCTCGCTCT GAGAGTCTGATCGATGCCAGCGAAGACAGCCAGCTGGAGGCCGCCATCCGGGCCTCCCTACAGGAAACACACTACGAGTCCTCCAATGTTCCCGACGTCCCCGACTCTCCCAGGTCAGAGGACGACTCAGAGGCTGAGCCCTTCTCCGACAGCGAGGGACTCATTTCGGTCGACGGTTCGGACGGTGAAATGCCGGAACCCCAGAAAGAGAAAAGCTCCGGCAGCAAACATCCCACGTCCGCCGCCCCCACGGCCGGACCCGCCCAGCATCGCCTGCATCCCGATAGTACGTCTTCCTGTCATCGTAAATCTCCGTTTAAAGAGAACAACCACAGTCACAAAAAGGAGGAGAGCAAAAAGAACCACCTGGAGCCGTCGCTCGCCGGGCCTCGTCAGAGCCACCCGGACGCAGCGGGGAACTCGTGTGCGGCGCTTGCTGACGGTGTGGGGCCATCCAAAAGCCCTGAAGACGACTGTCCTGAAGACAATG GTCCCAAAGCCAGATTGATGCTTCGTTACCCAGATGGACAAAGAGAGCAAATATCGTTGTCTTCTCAAGCAAAACTTCTG GCGCTGGTGAGACACGTGCAGTCCAAAGGTTACCCCAACGAATGCTTCGAACTCGTAACCAACTTCCCGCGACGGAAGCTCACCCACTTGGACTATGACATCACGCTGCACGAGGCGGGGCTTTGTCCGCAGGAAACGGTGTTTGTGCAGGAGAGGAACTAG